Proteins encoded by one window of Melospiza melodia melodia isolate bMelMel2 chromosome 9, bMelMel2.pri, whole genome shotgun sequence:
- the LOC134422281 gene encoding protein ecdysoneless homolog — translation MEALRRPALPEVAVRSRLFAAAAAAGPGGEALLRRCAELTLVRLAPLLAACVWQRQPFRLRYVPGRGEIPAHLGGTAEFGDNVEDEWFIVYLLREMSRELPGLAASIDDNDGEFLLIEAADFLPKWLNPESSENREWPLCGIEFQVQMAQTNAGKSFSSHKRGASSVGAAPCESAGPDCGAEAAELAALDVDMNLVAKLLESYSAQAGLAGPTSSILQSLGVNLPESSELTGS, via the exons ATGGAGGCGCTGCGGCGGCCGGCGCTGCCCGAGGTCGCGGTGCGCTCCCGCCTgttcgcggcggcggcggcggcgggcccggGCGGCGAGGCGCTGCTGCGGCGCTGCGCTGAGCTGACCCTGGTGCGCTTGGCCCCGCTCCTGGCCGCCTGCGTGTGGCAGCGGCAGCCGTTCCGCCTGCGCTACGTGCCGGGCCGCG GCGAGATCCCGGCGCACTTGGGCGGCACCGCGGAGTTCGGGGATAACGTGGAGGATGAGTGGTTCATTGTGTACCTGCTGCGGGAGATGAGCAGGGAGTTGCCGGGGCTGGCAGCCAG TATTGATGACAACGATGGAGAGTTTCTTTTGATAGAAGCAGCTGATTTTCTCCCAAAGTGGCTGAATCCTGAGAGCAGTGAAAACAGG GAATGGCCCCTTTGCGGTATTGAGTTCCAAGTGCAGATGGCACAGACCAACGCTGGGAAAAGTTTCAGCAGCCACAAGAGAGGG GcaagttctgttggagcagcccCATGTGAGAGTGCTGGCCCTGACTgtggagctgaggctgctgagctggcagccctGGATGTGGACATGAACCTGGTGGCAAAGCTGCTCGAGTCCTACAGTGCCCAGGCTGGCCTGGCAGGACCCACCTCGAGCATTTTACAGAGCCTGGGGGTGAATTTACCTGAGAGCTCAGagctcactggcagctga